The nucleotide sequence CTGCTGGCATTGCACGACACTGATTATTGGTTGGCACAGAGTCAATTCGCCAGCTTGGGAAAGGCTCGCAAACCCAAATTCTCAACAAATCTGAAGTTTACGACAGAAATCATATGTTGAGTTTATCCGCATAACGCCTGGTTCAGCCGCGTGCCGAAGGCACGTCGGGTGAGCGAAGCGAACGAACTGCAACTGCAACCATTTGTTAGGTGCTTTGCACGCCTCTGATTAGAAGAATTGCTATTGATAGCATTACTATCCCAATAATAAATTCTAGGATTTTCCATGCAAATGGATTACTGAAAATTGGAGCAAGAACTTTTGCTCCATAACCTAAAATAAAAAAGAAAATGAATGATGCTGTAATAGCACCTAGGCCAAAAACAAACTCATATGGCTGATACTGACTTGATATAGAACCTAAAAGAATAACTGTGTCAAGATATACATGAGGGTTTAACCATGTAAATGCTAGACATATAATTACTGTTTTAGATAGTGATTTATTTGATGAACCTTCTGGTTTTAAATAGTGATTTTCACTCAATGCTGATTTAAAACTGATGAGAGAATAAATAAACAAAAAGGATGCCCCGCCATAGCGAGCAATAATTTCTATTGATGGAATCTCTTTAACAATCACTCC is from Endozoicomonas gorgoniicola and encodes:
- a CDS encoding LysE/ArgO family amino acid transporter produces the protein MLTFFSGFSLGLSLILAIGSQNAFVLKQGIKNHYLFFVCLICSISDAILIALGVTGFGVIVKEIPSIEIIARYGGASFLFIYSLISFKSALSENHYLKPEGSSNKSLSKTVIICLAFTWLNPHVYLDTVILLGSISSQYQPYEFVFGLGAITASFIFFFILGYGAKVLAPIFSNPFAWKILEFIIGIVMLSIAILLIRGVQST